A stretch of the Elusimicrobiota bacterium genome encodes the following:
- a CDS encoding DEAD/DEAH box helicase — MTLTLRDYQGREGALGAVEKALAAGCRRQLVSLPTGTGKTCVFSNLPSIGLRRLLVVAHREELLDQAADKLRHWNPGLTVQVDQADRWADVGTLSAFDGALFAGTGYAVCASVATIGRAGSRRLTRYPSGLFDAVVIDEAHHSSAQSYQSVIEHFGAGKLGGPLLLGVTATPFRADGADLSKVYEKVVYSLELPDAINRGYLVDIRALAVATGVNLDGVTATREDFRVGELAEAVNTSDRNGRIVKAYLDHAADRKGIVFAADVQHSKDLTEAFLAAGVDARHVDGTTPDDERAAAFAWMREPGPRVFVNVGIATEGYDEPSVSAVILARPTKSRVLYTQMIGRGTRLFARKVDLLVIDLVDVSSKHTLANAAALFGLPTGLDLAGKSATKARARVKELVQEGLPFEELSKAKTLADLETIANEYRKISLFWQPKTAPEVAGLSALSWVSVGEGAICLRVGELRAWVTTDMLGHAHLVIRRRPAHVPGELVRPETLDVTSDFSTLAEAVRFVDLRLTSETPRAFTDPKARWRRDPASEKQVALLKKFRVPFREPLTKGEAGILLDKVFARRGAAGGAGR; from the coding sequence GCTCTCGGGGCCGTCGAGAAGGCCCTCGCCGCGGGCTGCCGCCGGCAGCTCGTTTCCCTGCCGACGGGGACGGGCAAGACCTGCGTCTTCTCGAACCTCCCTTCCATCGGCCTCCGGCGTCTCCTCGTCGTCGCGCACCGCGAGGAGCTGCTCGACCAGGCCGCCGACAAGCTGCGCCACTGGAACCCCGGTCTGACGGTCCAGGTGGACCAGGCGGACCGGTGGGCCGACGTCGGCACCCTCTCTGCCTTCGACGGGGCGCTCTTCGCCGGCACCGGCTACGCCGTCTGCGCCTCCGTGGCGACGATCGGGCGGGCGGGAAGCCGACGTCTCACGCGGTACCCGTCGGGCCTGTTCGACGCCGTCGTGATCGACGAGGCGCACCATTCCAGCGCCCAGTCCTACCAGTCCGTCATCGAGCACTTCGGCGCGGGGAAGCTCGGTGGCCCGCTCCTCCTCGGGGTAACGGCGACACCCTTCCGCGCGGACGGAGCCGACCTCTCGAAGGTGTACGAGAAGGTCGTCTATTCCCTCGAGCTGCCCGACGCGATCAACCGCGGCTACCTGGTTGACATCCGGGCTCTGGCCGTGGCGACCGGAGTGAACCTCGACGGCGTCACGGCGACCCGCGAGGACTTCAGGGTCGGCGAGCTGGCCGAGGCGGTGAACACGTCGGACCGCAACGGCCGGATCGTGAAGGCGTACCTCGACCACGCGGCGGACAGGAAGGGGATCGTCTTCGCGGCCGATGTGCAGCACTCGAAGGACCTGACCGAGGCCTTCCTCGCGGCCGGGGTCGATGCCCGGCACGTCGACGGGACGACGCCGGACGACGAGCGCGCCGCGGCCTTCGCGTGGATGCGAGAACCCGGCCCGCGTGTATTTGTCAATGTGGGGATTGCAACAGAGGGATACGATGAGCCCTCTGTTTCTGCGGTAATTCTCGCGCGACCGACCAAAAGCCGCGTTTTGTATACTCAAATGATTGGGAGGGGCACTCGCCTCTTCGCCAGGAAGGTCGACCTCCTCGTGATCGACCTGGTGGACGTCTCCTCGAAGCACACCCTCGCGAACGCGGCCGCGCTCTTCGGGCTGCCGACCGGACTCGATCTCGCCGGCAAGTCCGCGACGAAGGCCCGTGCCAGGGTGAAGGAGCTCGTCCAGGAGGGGCTTCCCTTCGAAGAGCTCTCGAAGGCGAAGACGCTGGCCGACCTCGAGACGATCGCGAACGAGTACCGGAAGATCTCCCTCTTCTGGCAGCCGAAGACCGCCCCCGAGGTTGCCGGCCTCTCCGCCCTCTCCTGGGTCTCCGTCGGCGAGGGGGCGATCTGCCTCCGGGTCGGCGAGCTCCGCGCGTGGGTCACGACCGACATGCTCGGGCACGCTCACCTGGTCATTCGGCGGCGGCCGGCCCACGTGCCCGGCGAGCTCGTCCGGCCTGAGACGCTCGATGTCACTTCCGACTTCTCGACCCTGGCTGAGGCGGTCCGCTTCGTCGATCTCCGGCTGACGTCCGAGACCCCGCGCGCGTTCACGGACCCTAAGGCCCGGTGGAGGAGGGATCCGGCCTCGGAGAAACAGGTCGCCCTCCTGAAGAAGTTCCGGGTCCCGTTCCGCGAGCCCCTAACGAAGGGCGAGGCCGGGATCCTGCTCGACAAGGTGTTCGCGCGGCGTGGGGCCGCGGGGGGGGCAGGCCGATGA
- a CDS encoding DnaB-like helicase N-terminal domain-containing protein translates to MSIAYDWSQAPGDPQTSDRAECALLGVLLLVGAEGLKACERLRADDFATPARAAVLTTMRKLAFVGTTIDVITVVDELEKKLVMHPWLPGGTAVPWWKAISDLLGPATVGAADDGSIRAYARIVAGAAALRRNAMWVA, encoded by the coding sequence ATGAGCATCGCGTACGACTGGAGCCAGGCGCCCGGCGACCCCCAGACGTCCGACCGGGCGGAGTGTGCCCTTCTTGGGGTGCTCCTCCTGGTCGGCGCCGAGGGCCTGAAGGCCTGCGAGCGGCTTCGTGCGGACGACTTCGCAACGCCGGCGAGGGCGGCAGTCCTGACCACGATGCGGAAGCTCGCCTTCGTCGGAACCACGATCGACGTGATCACCGTCGTCGACGAGCTCGAGAAGAAGCTGGTCATGCATCCGTGGCTGCCCGGCGGGACCGCCGTCCCGTGGTGGAAGGCCATCTCCGACCTCCTTGGCCCGGCGACGGTCGGGGCGGCCGACGATGGGTCGATCCGGGCCTACGCTCGAATCGTCGCGGGCGCAGCCGCCCTTCGCAGGAACGCCATGTGGGTGGCGTGA
- a CDS encoding ATPase domain-containing protein codes for MTDGLRLLGPDDDVLKTLRQSEAGLLEKLAACRGEISRWTGEGDRSTWEHPADVLRRQKDVSTRYSTGVQTVDHLTKGGLPRGRIAVMVGRPGAGKTGLAIQIAASVAQRHPEVAVGLYLADEGLEAGVIRMAQHLGFDREYLESADPTVIQNAAAALEGYRGRIHCMDPDAEDASLEAFLDGMATRADGRPQLWVIDSAQVVRLAAAASKKLDRRLTVDAVCRMVKAAARRRGAVALLLSQSNRGAYRAKKEDDQADPLSSGAETAQLEHMADLFLFLAPDGDDRVKVQVPKNRIGRGARLEPFYMALNRDKATYTELDAGALAASAEADETILRDKRVRAWVEKLAKALRKGGPMSGAEVRSAACLSGSEFKAAKEAMEAAGTIRAEKREGRGGGIEWHLMTAKKEAEREEK; via the coding sequence ATGACGGACGGCTTACGCCTCCTTGGCCCCGATGACGACGTCCTGAAGACCCTTCGCCAGAGCGAGGCGGGGTTGCTCGAGAAGCTGGCCGCGTGCCGCGGCGAGATCTCCAGGTGGACGGGCGAGGGCGACCGGTCGACTTGGGAGCACCCCGCCGACGTCCTGCGGCGCCAGAAGGACGTCTCGACGCGCTACTCGACGGGTGTCCAGACGGTCGATCATCTGACGAAAGGCGGGCTCCCACGGGGACGCATCGCCGTCATGGTCGGTCGACCAGGCGCGGGGAAGACTGGCCTCGCGATCCAGATCGCCGCGAGCGTAGCGCAGCGGCATCCCGAGGTAGCCGTCGGTCTCTACCTCGCGGACGAAGGGCTCGAGGCGGGCGTCATACGGATGGCCCAGCACCTCGGGTTCGATCGCGAGTACCTCGAGTCGGCAGATCCGACCGTCATCCAGAACGCCGCGGCCGCACTGGAGGGCTACCGCGGGCGGATCCACTGCATGGACCCGGACGCCGAGGACGCCTCCCTAGAGGCCTTCCTGGACGGCATGGCGACCCGGGCAGACGGCCGCCCGCAGCTCTGGGTCATCGACTCCGCCCAGGTCGTCAGGCTCGCCGCGGCGGCCTCCAAGAAGCTCGACCGCCGCCTCACGGTCGACGCGGTCTGCCGGATGGTGAAGGCCGCGGCGCGCCGTCGCGGCGCGGTGGCCCTCCTGCTCTCCCAGAGCAACCGCGGGGCCTACCGGGCGAAGAAGGAGGACGACCAGGCGGACCCGCTCTCGAGTGGGGCTGAGACGGCCCAACTCGAGCACATGGCCGACCTCTTCCTCTTCCTCGCGCCCGACGGTGACGACCGCGTGAAGGTCCAAGTGCCGAAGAACCGAATCGGTCGCGGTGCCCGCCTCGAGCCGTTCTATATGGCGTTGAACCGGGATAAGGCCACGTACACCGAGCTCGACGCGGGCGCCCTCGCTGCTTCGGCTGAGGCGGACGAGACGATTCTTAGGGACAAGAGGGTTCGCGCCTGGGTCGAGAAGCTCGCGAAGGCGCTCCGGAAGGGCGGACCAATGTCGGGGGCAGAGGTCAGGTCGGCGGCCTGTTTAAGTGGGTCGGAGTTCAAGGCAGCGAAGGAAGCGATGGAGGCCGCAGGGACGATCCGCGCCGAGAAGCGCGAGGGTCGCGGGGGAGGAATCGAGTGGCACTTGATGACGGCGAAGAAGGAGGCGGAGCGTGAGGAAAAGTAG